Below is a genomic region from Brassica oleracea var. oleracea cultivar TO1000 chromosome C9, BOL, whole genome shotgun sequence.
TAAACAAAATTAAAATGAGACTTTGTTAAGATTAAGAGGTAAGGAAGAAAGTAGGATCGTTTTGGAACGTTACCTGGTAAGGGTTCCAGCCCGGGTATGGAACCATACCCGTAGGAGGAAGAACCATTTGGCTGTAAGTACCGTAAGGGCTTTGAACATATGAGCCTGGTAATAGCTGAGGTCTCGCTACAAAAACACCTGACTGAGAGTGTAACGATGGATAAATAGCTGATAACTGCTGAGATGGAGGTTGTACACCAGGAGGAAGGGGATGGTGAAACCGACATGTGGAACCGAATTTACAATGACCGGTTCTCATGTAATAGGAGCATTCTTTCTCACCCTGTAAGGAAAAACCATTGAGAGATCAATACACCACCAAAAGAAACAAAGACAAAACCAGAGAGAGATTGAACAAACAAACCGGGCGTAATGGGAATCCCATGTAGTTTAATGAGACAGTAACAGAATCTCCTCCTCTTTGTCTAGGATGGTGATACTTGCAAGAAGCACCGAACTTACATGTTCCCGTTCTCATAAAATGCTGTTCAAATAAAAAGCATAAAAAAAATGAGACTTGGCTACACTAAAGAAAGTTTAAGCATTGCTTTAATTGTATAGATGAAACCTGACACACGGGCTGTCCCATTCTCTCAGGGAAATCTCCAGGTTCTGTTCTGAGACCTCCCAAGACCTAAAAGAATGAAAACATCTAGTTAAGAGCTTCCAAGCAAACTACATGGTGTTAGTGATATTAGATCATATAGATACAACAATGCATCTGTGATCAAACTGAATCACCCCAATTGACTGATTAAACACACATGGGAAGCAGACAAAAAGGTAGTAACTTTATCAAAAACAGAGAGAGAGAGAGGCAGAGGTTATTACCGGTACACGGTTTGGTGGGTGGTTGAACCGACACCTGGAACCGTACCCGCAAACACCGGTTCGTAAGTAATAAATACAATCAGGCTCATCGGGTCGCTCCGGGAATGATTCACCTCCACCGCCTCGCAGCCCTAACCGCCACGTCGAACCTACAAAAAACCGCATTTTGAAAAACAACGATTGCAAAACGCTAAATCGCAACGTTATACCTTCTAAACCGGTTTCGGTTCCGGGAGGTGATGGATCCGCCCGCGAGCCTTCTTCGCCGACGCGACCGTACCGCTCCATATCGTTTATCTCCCTAACCTCTCTGCCGAGCAATGTTGAGCTCCGATCAAATGGGAGTGTCGGGGAAGGAAGTTACTTCTTCTTCTTTTGTTTGTTTGGAGAAGGAAGAAACGGACAAAGAAGCACGGATCGTGGTTGGGTTCTGTCTCAACACCACTCTCTCTCAGTCGCTCGCTTGATCTCTCTCTCTGCTTAAAGTTGTTAAATTCAGTTTTTGTTTTCGTCTGTGCCGATATTTTTGGTTTTAATTCGTAAGGAGTTATTTATTAATTATTATTTTTATTTTATTTGGAAGGGGGATGGAGGGGGGAGGTGTTGATCTTTCTTTATGCGTGGGTCGCCTTTTTGCCGGTGGTGGTTAATATACGCGCCAAACATTAGACTACATGACTTCTCTTTACATAGATTTTTCTATCTATTTATTTTAATTAAATATATTAAATAAATTTATAAAAATTGCATAATTACCAAAAATTAAAATTAAACAATATTTATAAAATTTGTAAATATATAAAAAAAAATTAACGATTATAATTTTCTAAAAAAATTGTATACATTTTAGAAAATTTTAGTAGTAAAATTGTATAATTTAAAAATATATAATTAAATTATATTCTGAAATTTATAATGCCATATTTGAATATATTTATTTAATGATGATTTATGAGTTATTCACATATTCTAAAAAAATTTCCAAAAATATAAATTGGCATTAAATGTAATATATGAGTTATTACCATATTTTAAAAAGTTTACCAAAAATATAAATTAACATTAAATGCAATTGTCCATGTCATATTAAACTATAAGACATGTCATCAATTTCAGTAGTCATGTCATATTTGTTTTGTGAAATTGATTGTAGAAATGACATGTGGCAAAATCACTTCGCAAATATAGTCCAGGGGATTGCTTTCTATTCTTGATATTTTCTATTTTTATCAACTATTGATTTTGATTTACTGTGAAATTTATACCTTCAAAATGAAACACTTGAAATAATATGTGGATATGTTTTTAAAAAATACCCTAGGATAACATTAATTTTTTTTTAAAAGATATTTATGCCCTCATAGCTAGCTGAATCAGGTATTTTGAACATTATTATGTATTGATTTTTTAGCTTTTTAATGTAGGTATCTTATATATTAAAACATAAGTCACAACCTTGATTCATGTGTGATTTTTTAAAAAATAGACCTAATGGAATTATTGCTAGAAAGTCATGTTACATTTAATATCTAATCTTATCATTTAAATTTTGGGCCTACCAGAAATTTTTATTGGACTATCAATAATTAGATTAAACAATAGATGATACATTGGATTTATAGATAGTATAAATTAAATAGATATAATTTA
It encodes:
- the LOC106313417 gene encoding zinc finger CCCH domain-containing protein 58-like, with product MERYGRVGEEGSRADPSPPGTETGLEGSTWRLGLRGGGGESFPERPDEPDCIYYLRTGVCGYGSRCRFNHPPNRVPVLGGLRTEPGDFPERMGQPVCQHFMRTGTCKFGASCKYHHPRQRGGDSVTVSLNYMGFPLRPGEKECSYYMRTGHCKFGSTCRFHHPLPPGVQPPSQQLSAIYPSLHSQSGVFVARPQLLPGSYVQSPYGTYSQMVLPPTGMVPYPGWNPYQASPGSQPSMGSSSVPLAPSYQTSLSSNKEQSFPQRPGEPDCQYFMRTGDCKFGASCRFHHPLEAAPPKGVNLSNIGLPLRPGTAPCSHFAQHGICKFGPDCKFDHSMGSSSLSYSTSASSLTYPLGSSSLGTLAASSSSTSDQRTELHSSSSVKPKTTTSGGSETVSAGVSSSMTGGVSQSEPVAETKNGDSASIEDEIKASS